One window of the Archangium primigenium genome contains the following:
- a CDS encoding AAA family ATPase, which yields MVTRRSEDNERLIDRDLTALAREGRLEAAHGVDTAVTEVMSLLARGGKHPLLSGEPGVGKSALVQEVARRIAEGRVDAELGTARMVEVSVANILARSTQRQAAETFEELLEWLGRHPRTIIYIRDLHAVIGGPLAPVAFRALRTGSVRFIFETEPKRVQELLRADESFAERLHLVPIHEPPPERARWILGRVAEELERELRLPIDPAACDLSLRLASKFLLAQRLPRKAIELLKETAAEAAGAARDKVGPEDVLTRFCTTTRLPRFVVDDAMALDLDETERFFGERLLGQTDAVQAVLRSVALLKAGLNDPRRPLGVFLFAGPTGVGKTQLAKLLAEYLFGSQDRLVRLNMVDYPNDGDESVPFGAAWAPAIETKRGELTALLEGKVFTVLLLDEFEKAARSVHDRFLQLFDEGTFVNGAGETISCNNTVIVATSNVGAEVYRTPSMGFNTARRAEDFINEVDKRMATVFRPEFLNRFDAICHFQPLSKVEIRKIAQREVGRVLEREGIRVRGLDVEVTPAVVDLLVERGYSPEFGARYLQREIEKTLTAALAVEIARRQLRPGTPVRVEVRPPGNRVVAVAEVLAPVREETTRLALPTEKSVAAVKRRLDKKSLLAEMDRLVGRARALSVSANRPRLEERRAELLAATQAPNLWDDPERAASTLRAFRPLEAQLNELDRLEERATFARRLVREAKGEPQLASAAKHVEEVAREVQMAEVLGTAGTMGQGDEALVDISSHDTFEGQAAWIRELATMYAGWAERRGYAVETVAEAEEPVRVVLRIVGPGAYGYLSGESGLHRRLEEEKRQRAYVRVHSGDSLEDLRDIQVSGREVRRREGAFVDKVRAEASVRDETSGRVLTLVGGVELEDLKDIASRVVKGQGGHVSVDEARRYHLGRGARVEDPRTGAGTPRVKDVLRGELDVFIAAWISRPPPGGNPLTP from the coding sequence ATGGTCACCCGACGAAGCGAGGACAATGAGCGACTGATCGACCGGGACCTCACCGCCTTGGCCCGGGAAGGACGGCTCGAGGCGGCGCATGGCGTGGACACGGCCGTCACCGAGGTCATGTCGCTGCTGGCCCGGGGCGGCAAGCACCCCCTGCTGTCCGGCGAGCCCGGGGTCGGCAAGTCCGCGCTCGTGCAGGAGGTCGCGCGCCGCATCGCCGAGGGCCGCGTGGACGCGGAGCTCGGCACCGCGCGCATGGTGGAGGTCTCCGTCGCCAACATCCTGGCGCGCAGCACCCAGCGGCAGGCCGCCGAGACCTTCGAGGAGCTGCTCGAATGGCTCGGCCGGCACCCGCGCACCATCATCTATATCCGCGACCTGCACGCCGTCATCGGCGGGCCCCTGGCGCCCGTGGCCTTCCGCGCCCTGCGCACCGGGAGCGTGCGCTTCATCTTCGAGACCGAGCCCAAGCGCGTGCAGGAGCTCCTGCGCGCGGACGAGTCCTTCGCCGAGCGGCTGCACCTGGTGCCCATCCACGAGCCGCCCCCCGAGCGCGCGCGGTGGATTCTCGGCCGGGTGGCCGAGGAGCTGGAGCGCGAGCTGCGCCTGCCCATCGATCCGGCGGCGTGTGACCTGTCCTTGCGCCTGGCCTCCAAGTTCCTGCTCGCCCAGCGCCTGCCGCGCAAGGCCATCGAGCTGCTCAAGGAGACGGCCGCCGAGGCCGCCGGCGCGGCGCGGGACAAGGTGGGCCCCGAGGACGTGCTCACGCGCTTCTGCACCACCACCCGGCTGCCGCGCTTCGTGGTGGACGACGCCATGGCGCTCGACCTGGACGAGACGGAGCGCTTCTTCGGCGAGCGGCTGCTCGGGCAGACCGACGCGGTGCAGGCCGTGCTGCGCTCGGTGGCGCTGCTCAAGGCGGGCCTGAACGATCCGCGCCGACCCCTGGGCGTGTTCCTCTTCGCCGGCCCCACGGGCGTGGGCAAGACGCAGCTGGCCAAGCTGCTCGCCGAGTACCTCTTCGGCTCGCAGGACCGGCTGGTGCGGCTGAACATGGTGGACTACCCGAACGACGGCGACGAGAGCGTGCCGTTCGGCGCCGCGTGGGCCCCCGCCATCGAGACCAAGCGCGGCGAGCTCACGGCGCTCCTGGAGGGCAAGGTCTTCACCGTGCTCTTGCTCGACGAGTTCGAGAAGGCGGCGCGCAGCGTGCACGACCGCTTCCTGCAGCTCTTCGACGAGGGCACGTTCGTCAACGGCGCGGGAGAAACAATCTCCTGCAACAACACCGTCATCGTGGCCACGTCCAACGTGGGCGCCGAGGTGTACCGCACGCCCTCCATGGGCTTCAACACAGCGCGCCGGGCCGAGGACTTCATCAACGAGGTGGACAAGCGCATGGCCACCGTCTTCCGCCCCGAGTTCCTCAACCGCTTCGACGCCATCTGCCACTTCCAGCCGCTGAGCAAGGTGGAGATCCGCAAAATCGCCCAGCGCGAGGTGGGCCGGGTGCTCGAGCGCGAGGGCATCCGCGTGCGCGGGCTGGACGTGGAGGTGACGCCCGCGGTGGTGGACCTGCTGGTGGAGCGGGGCTACTCGCCGGAGTTCGGCGCGCGCTACCTGCAGCGGGAGATCGAGAAGACGCTCACCGCGGCGCTGGCGGTGGAGATCGCCCGCCGGCAGTTGCGGCCGGGCACGCCCGTGCGCGTGGAGGTGCGGCCTCCGGGCAACCGCGTGGTGGCGGTGGCCGAGGTGCTGGCGCCCGTGCGCGAGGAGACAACCCGGCTCGCCCTGCCCACGGAGAAGTCGGTGGCGGCGGTGAAGCGGCGGCTGGACAAGAAGTCGCTGCTCGCGGAGATGGACCGGCTGGTGGGGCGGGCACGGGCGCTGTCGGTGTCGGCCAACCGGCCCCGGCTGGAGGAGCGCCGCGCGGAGCTGCTCGCGGCCACCCAGGCCCCCAACCTGTGGGACGACCCCGAGCGCGCCGCGTCCACCCTGCGCGCCTTCCGGCCGCTGGAGGCCCAGCTCAACGAGCTGGACCGGCTGGAGGAGCGCGCCACGTTCGCGCGGCGGCTGGTGCGCGAGGCCAAGGGCGAGCCGCAGCTCGCGTCGGCGGCCAAGCACGTGGAGGAGGTGGCTCGCGAGGTCCAGATGGCCGAGGTGCTGGGCACCGCGGGCACCATGGGCCAGGGCGACGAGGCCCTGGTGGACATCAGCAGCCACGACACCTTCGAGGGCCAGGCGGCGTGGATCCGCGAGCTGGCCACCATGTACGCGGGCTGGGCCGAGCGCCGGGGCTACGCGGTGGAGACGGTGGCCGAGGCGGAGGAGCCCGTGCGCGTGGTCTTGCGCATCGTGGGCCCCGGGGCCTACGGCTACCTGTCCGGCGAGTCGGGCCTGCACCGGCGGCTGGAGGAGGAGAAGCGCCAGCGCGCCTACGTGCGGGTGCACTCGGGCGACTCGCTGGAGGACCTGCGCGACATCCAGGTGAGCGGCCGCGAGGTGCGGCGGCGCGAGGGCGCGTTCGTGGACAAGGTGCGCGCCGAGGCCTCCGTGCGCGACGAGACGAGCGGCCGCGTGCTCACGCTGGTGGGCGGCGTCGAGCTGGAGGACCTCAAGGACATCGCCTCGCGGGTGGTCAAGGGCCAGGGCGGCCACGTCAGCGTGGACGAGGCCCGGCGCTACCACCTCGGCCGGGGCGCCCGCGTGGAGGATCCCCGCACGGGCGCGGGCACGCCGCGGGTGAAGGACGTGCTGCGCGGCGAGCTGGATGTCTTCATCGCCGCGTGGATCTCCCGTCCGCCCCCGGGCGGCAACCCCCTCACCCCCTGA
- a CDS encoding SGNH/GDSL hydrolase family protein — MTRSPPPRLLLGLALATLAGCQHGAPVQVSPRALELRFSGRVDQRDPQGPRLAWGGTSLTARFTGTSLGVRLLDLGKLEEAAPNRFRFSVDGAPFRDLYVGEGPLLYRLAEGLPSGEHTLRLEKETEPAVGETQVLGLELDPEARLLPAPPRLERRLEFIGDSGLTGFGIEGKSAQCSFNAETQRHSLTWAALTAHALEAELSVVAYSGKGVAVNYANDPTPTVPELYTRTLPRREDGPWDFTAWVPDAVVIQLGANDFWKEHPGEARFRDAYHSLVTSIRGHYPQAHIVCVLGSGVSDSHPKDLQARTLVRGLVSGLVEGLRQAGDTRVHFAEVPANREDEGLGCLWHPSRKTHQRTAEQMTPLLRDWLGWR, encoded by the coding sequence ATGACCCGCTCTCCCCCGCCTCGCCTCCTTCTCGGCCTCGCCCTGGCCACGCTCGCGGGCTGCCAGCACGGCGCCCCCGTCCAGGTGTCTCCCCGCGCCTTGGAGCTGCGCTTCAGTGGTCGGGTGGACCAGCGCGACCCCCAGGGCCCCCGGCTCGCCTGGGGCGGCACGTCCCTCACCGCGCGCTTCACCGGCACGTCGCTCGGCGTGCGGCTGCTGGACCTGGGCAAGCTGGAGGAGGCCGCGCCCAACCGCTTCCGCTTCAGCGTGGACGGCGCCCCCTTTCGCGACCTGTACGTGGGCGAGGGCCCCCTGCTCTACCGCCTCGCCGAGGGCCTGCCCTCGGGCGAGCACACCCTGCGGCTGGAGAAGGAGACCGAGCCCGCGGTGGGCGAGACCCAGGTGCTCGGACTGGAGCTGGACCCCGAGGCGCGCCTGCTGCCCGCGCCCCCGCGCCTGGAGCGCCGCCTGGAGTTCATCGGCGACTCGGGCCTCACCGGCTTCGGCATCGAGGGCAAGAGCGCCCAGTGCAGCTTCAACGCGGAGACCCAGCGCCACTCGCTCACCTGGGCGGCCCTCACCGCGCACGCGCTCGAGGCCGAGCTGTCCGTCGTCGCGTATTCGGGCAAGGGCGTGGCCGTCAACTACGCCAACGATCCCACGCCCACCGTGCCCGAGCTCTACACGCGCACCCTGCCGCGCCGCGAGGACGGGCCGTGGGACTTCACCGCCTGGGTGCCCGACGCCGTGGTCATCCAGCTGGGCGCCAACGACTTCTGGAAGGAGCACCCGGGCGAGGCGCGCTTCCGTGACGCCTACCACTCGCTCGTGACGAGCATCCGCGGCCACTACCCCCAGGCCCACATCGTCTGCGTGCTCGGCTCGGGCGTGTCCGATTCCCACCCCAAGGACCTGCAGGCCCGCACGCTCGTGCGCGGGCTCGTCTCGGGGCTCGTGGAGGGCCTGCGCCAGGCCGGGGACACCCGGGTGCACTTCGCCGAGGTCCCCGCCAACCGCGAGGACGAGGGGCTGGGCTGCCTGTGGCACCCCAGCCGGAAGACCCACCAGCGCACCGCCGAGCAGATGACCCCCCTGCTGCGCGACTGGCTCGGCTGGCGGTAG
- a CDS encoding kinesin, protein MARHLVYRRYGGSLQVSIPSFEVLTEAIHIPETQWLATACPVEGLNCDRRFLEFLDTDRNGRIRVMEVRAAVETTAKWLKSYQGVNDASDVLVLDALSDEGQKLRAAADTLLDTLKVEDRSRISLAQVRASEQSFRGSGQNGDGIVAPAFLAEPLRSLALAIMASFPEVKNRAGQPGIDLPTLQRFREERGVLLGHLSGKDALLAWGPQSVERARRVQEIRPLLDTYFLQCRLIAAQPEAVTSLKLEATRVQGALGDLQSLSRVVAELPVAPPEPGGVLRWSRLYRGPAFERLENFRKDVALPITNDLATLTDAAWRDMTARADAILAWQARLDASPLRAQVDALAAVPESQLDAIEAACRADLALKERLDTVVELERLMLYQRWLLAFANNFISMPDLYQTKRRALMEKGTLILGGRRYRLSVLVKDRAAHSALTSQGTTCTLYVQVVSKEGEQFEVAVPATRGRSTELTVGKRGIFYDVDHREFDAVVTQVVRQPVSLWESMTMPFERIGKFISQKVESLAASGEQSLDASLEKSFVQGSEVANAAVAAPATAPTAPKAPPAPPPSVTGPGGFLAAGGIALAAVGSSLAFIVSQVRSLTLFNVLSAVLLAIAVVMLPSGLLGWLKLRKRNLALLLEGSGWALNDGLKLTRDLAAIITRRPRLPKHATVDRVDVLRSALVSVHEDDEEEPRQWGVWTVVILVAVFALLWQVREPLSREACKRGWLPRSACESLLPQTPRP, encoded by the coding sequence ATGGCGCGTCATCTCGTCTATCGCCGCTATGGCGGCTCCCTTCAGGTCTCCATCCCCTCGTTCGAGGTGCTCACCGAGGCCATCCACATCCCCGAAACCCAGTGGCTCGCCACCGCGTGCCCGGTCGAGGGGCTCAATTGTGACCGGCGCTTCCTCGAATTCCTGGATACGGACCGCAACGGGCGCATCCGGGTCATGGAGGTGCGCGCCGCGGTGGAGACCACGGCGAAGTGGCTCAAGTCCTACCAGGGCGTGAACGACGCGAGCGACGTGCTGGTGTTGGACGCGCTGTCCGACGAGGGACAGAAGCTCCGGGCCGCGGCGGACACGCTGCTCGACACCCTGAAGGTCGAGGACCGCTCGCGCATCTCCCTGGCGCAGGTGCGCGCCAGCGAGCAGTCGTTCCGGGGTTCGGGCCAGAACGGGGATGGCATCGTCGCCCCGGCCTTCCTGGCCGAGCCGCTGCGCTCCCTGGCCCTCGCCATCATGGCGTCCTTTCCCGAGGTGAAGAACCGCGCGGGCCAGCCGGGCATCGATCTGCCCACGCTCCAGCGCTTCCGGGAGGAGCGGGGCGTGCTGCTCGGGCACCTGTCCGGCAAGGACGCCCTGCTCGCCTGGGGGCCGCAGAGCGTGGAGCGGGCCCGGCGCGTCCAGGAGATCCGCCCCCTCTTGGACACCTACTTCCTGCAGTGCCGGCTCATCGCGGCCCAGCCCGAGGCCGTCACGAGCCTCAAGCTGGAGGCGACGCGGGTGCAGGGGGCGCTGGGGGACTTGCAGTCGCTCTCGCGCGTGGTGGCGGAACTGCCCGTGGCGCCGCCGGAGCCCGGCGGGGTGCTGCGCTGGTCGCGGCTGTACCGGGGGCCGGCCTTCGAGCGGCTGGAGAACTTCCGCAAGGACGTGGCGCTGCCCATCACCAACGACCTGGCGACCCTCACGGACGCGGCCTGGCGGGACATGACGGCCCGGGCCGATGCCATCCTGGCGTGGCAGGCGCGGCTGGACGCGAGCCCCCTGCGCGCGCAGGTGGACGCGCTGGCGGCGGTGCCCGAGTCGCAATTGGACGCGATCGAGGCGGCGTGCCGGGCGGACCTGGCGCTCAAGGAGCGGCTGGACACGGTGGTGGAGCTGGAGCGGCTGATGCTCTACCAGCGCTGGCTGCTCGCGTTCGCCAACAACTTCATCAGCATGCCGGACCTGTACCAGACCAAGCGGCGCGCGCTGATGGAGAAGGGCACGCTCATCCTCGGTGGGCGGCGCTACCGGCTGTCGGTGCTGGTGAAGGATCGGGCGGCGCACTCGGCGCTCACCAGCCAGGGCACCACCTGCACCCTCTACGTCCAGGTGGTCTCCAAGGAAGGCGAGCAGTTCGAGGTGGCGGTGCCCGCCACGCGCGGGCGCAGCACCGAGCTGACGGTGGGCAAGCGCGGCATCTTCTACGACGTGGACCATCGCGAGTTCGACGCCGTGGTCACCCAGGTGGTGCGCCAGCCCGTGTCGTTGTGGGAGTCGATGACGATGCCCTTCGAGCGCATCGGCAAGTTCATCTCCCAGAAGGTGGAGAGCCTGGCGGCCTCGGGCGAGCAGTCGCTCGATGCCTCGCTGGAGAAGAGCTTCGTGCAAGGCTCCGAGGTGGCCAACGCGGCGGTGGCGGCTCCGGCCACGGCGCCCACGGCGCCCAAGGCGCCTCCCGCCCCGCCTCCCTCGGTGACGGGGCCCGGTGGCTTCCTCGCGGCGGGCGGCATCGCGCTCGCGGCGGTGGGCTCGTCGCTGGCGTTCATCGTGTCCCAGGTGCGCTCGCTCACGCTCTTCAACGTGCTCTCCGCGGTGCTGCTCGCCATCGCGGTGGTGATGCTGCCCTCGGGCCTGCTCGGCTGGCTCAAGCTGCGCAAGCGCAACCTGGCGCTCCTCTTGGAGGGCTCGGGCTGGGCGCTCAATGACGGGCTCAAGCTCACGCGGGATCTGGCCGCCATCATCACCCGCCGACCCCGCCTGCCCAAGCACGCCACGGTGGACCGGGTGGACGTGCTGCGCTCGGCGCTGGTGTCGGTGCACGAGGACGACGAGGAGGAGCCGCGCCAGTGGGGCGTGTGGACGGTCGTCATCCTCGTGGCGGTGTTCGCGCTGCTCTGGCAGGTGCGCGAGCCCCTGTCGCGCGAGGCCTGCAAGCGCGGGTGGTTGCCCCGGAGCGCGTGCGAGTCCCTGCTGCCGCAGACGCCCCGGCCCTGA
- a CDS encoding bifunctional ornithine acetyltransferase/N-acetylglutamate synthase: protein MGRTRFDFMPAEVAKPAKMNLTLVVLDEPTPAFAAVFTKNAFPGAPVLVGRERLESPTLGALVINNKVSNVCAPGGREASERVCAAVAAGLGLTPGQVLPCSTGVIGWRLPVDAMERAVPAAVASLAGGSVMPAAEGIMTTDLYPKVRRAQVGEGSIVGIAKGAGMIEPNLATMLVFLLTDLDVPRDALRSSLRAVASRTFGCISVDSDTSTSDTVAVVSSRRVPCPDLARFEAALEQVCADLAEDIVRNGEGVHHVMRVRVRGALDERVARGVGKSVVNSPLFQCAVNGNDPNVGRLVAAIGKYVGEHHPGLDLSRSTLRMGGRVLLEQGTFRLDQEAEMALVAHMKDAELYTSVPPPDGLTFRPPVTFPPHERAVEIDVDLGAGPAECTVLGADRSHEYISENADYRS, encoded by the coding sequence GTGGGGCGCACGCGCTTCGACTTCATGCCCGCCGAGGTGGCCAAGCCGGCGAAGATGAACCTCACGCTGGTGGTGCTCGACGAGCCGACCCCGGCGTTCGCGGCGGTGTTCACGAAGAACGCCTTTCCCGGGGCGCCGGTGCTCGTGGGCCGCGAGCGGCTGGAGTCGCCCACCCTGGGCGCGCTCGTCATCAACAACAAGGTGAGCAACGTGTGCGCGCCGGGCGGGCGCGAGGCCAGCGAGCGCGTGTGCGCGGCGGTGGCGGCGGGCCTCGGCCTCACGCCCGGGCAGGTGCTGCCCTGCTCCACGGGCGTCATCGGCTGGCGGCTGCCGGTGGACGCCATGGAGCGCGCGGTGCCCGCGGCGGTGGCCTCGCTCGCCGGGGGCTCGGTGATGCCCGCGGCCGAGGGCATCATGACCACGGACCTCTACCCCAAGGTGCGCCGCGCCCAGGTGGGCGAGGGCAGCATCGTGGGCATCGCCAAGGGCGCGGGGATGATCGAGCCCAACCTGGCCACCATGCTCGTCTTCCTGCTCACGGACCTGGACGTGCCCCGGGACGCCCTGCGCTCAAGCCTGCGCGCGGTGGCCTCGCGCACCTTCGGCTGCATCAGCGTGGACAGCGACACGAGCACCTCGGACACGGTGGCCGTCGTGTCCTCGCGCCGGGTGCCCTGCCCGGACCTCGCCCGCTTCGAGGCGGCGCTGGAGCAGGTGTGCGCGGACCTGGCCGAGGACATCGTGCGCAACGGCGAGGGCGTGCACCACGTCATGCGCGTGCGGGTGCGCGGGGCGCTGGACGAGCGCGTGGCGCGCGGCGTGGGCAAGTCCGTCGTCAACTCGCCGCTCTTCCAGTGCGCGGTGAACGGCAATGATCCCAACGTGGGCCGGCTGGTGGCGGCCATTGGCAAGTACGTGGGCGAGCACCACCCGGGCCTGGACCTGTCGCGCAGCACCCTGCGCATGGGCGGCCGGGTGCTCTTGGAGCAGGGCACCTTCCGGCTGGACCAGGAGGCCGAGATGGCGCTGGTGGCCCACATGAAGGACGCGGAGCTCTACACGAGCGTGCCTCCGCCCGACGGGCTCACCTTCCGCCCGCCGGTGACGTTCCCCCCGCACGAGCGCGCGGTGGAGATCGACGTGGACCTGGGCGCGGGCCCGGCCGAGTGCACCGTGCTGGGCGCGGACCGCAGCCACGAGTACATCAGCGAGAACGCGGACTACCGCAGCTAG
- the coaA gene encoding type I pantothenate kinase produces MSVSRHQAASMFVDFEREAWRALRAATPLTLDASEVEGLRGLGEHLDLEEVADVYLPLSRLLNLHVAATQSLGTAQQAFLGGFAQKVPFVIGIAGSVAVGKSTTARILQALLSRWPDHPHVELVTTDGFLFPNRILAERGLMQRKGFPESYDRRALVRFLAEIKSGRAAVSAPVYSHLVYDIVPDEALTIRRPDILILEGLNVLQTGPLEGGKMPHTFLSDFFDFSIYVDAHEQDIRGWYVERFLHLRQTAFRDERSFFRRFADLTEEQAVHRAVSVWAEINGPNLAQNIAPTRSRARLILMKGSDHKVRRVRMRKM; encoded by the coding sequence ATGTCCGTCTCCAGACACCAGGCCGCGTCCATGTTCGTCGACTTCGAGCGCGAGGCGTGGCGGGCCTTGCGCGCCGCGACCCCGCTGACGCTCGATGCGTCGGAGGTGGAGGGCCTCCGGGGCCTCGGGGAGCACCTGGACCTGGAAGAGGTGGCGGACGTGTACCTGCCGCTGTCGCGGCTGCTCAACCTGCACGTGGCGGCCACCCAGAGCCTGGGCACGGCGCAGCAGGCGTTCCTGGGCGGCTTCGCCCAGAAGGTGCCCTTCGTCATCGGCATCGCGGGCAGCGTGGCGGTGGGCAAGAGCACCACGGCGCGCATCCTCCAGGCCCTGCTGTCGCGCTGGCCGGACCACCCGCACGTGGAGCTGGTCACCACGGACGGCTTCCTCTTTCCCAACCGGATCCTGGCCGAGCGCGGCCTCATGCAGCGCAAGGGCTTTCCGGAGAGCTACGACCGGCGCGCCCTGGTGCGCTTCCTCGCGGAGATCAAATCCGGCCGCGCCGCGGTGAGCGCCCCGGTCTACTCGCACCTTGTCTACGACATCGTGCCCGACGAGGCGCTGACCATCCGCCGGCCCGACATCCTCATCCTCGAGGGGCTCAACGTGCTGCAGACGGGGCCCTTGGAGGGCGGGAAGATGCCGCACACCTTCCTGTCGGACTTCTTCGACTTCTCCATCTACGTGGACGCGCACGAGCAGGACATCCGCGGCTGGTACGTGGAGCGCTTCCTGCACCTGCGGCAGACGGCGTTTCGCGACGAGCGCTCCTTCTTCCGGCGCTTCGCGGACCTCACCGAGGAGCAGGCCGTCCATCGCGCCGTGAGCGTGTGGGCGGAGATCAACGGCCCGAACCTGGCGCAGAACATCGCGCCCACGCGCTCGCGCGCCCGGCTCATCCTCATGAAGGGCTCGGACCACAAGGTGCGCCGCGTGCGCATGCGCAAGATGTGA
- a CDS encoding putative bifunctional diguanylate cyclase/phosphodiesterase → MSRRPVHIEPVVRALAGGLMVASGVPLLLEPGAGGPWRWVPLVWGLFWLLSAFTGLRPLERRLRRWGLRGEHECHREHVQAEYLSTLGLLREVVLELSLEGTWLRASERGGALFGPGARPGGCFLELVHPDDRRGVEECLRTLADGELELLDTRFRARLPEARPRWLEGRFVLRRVEGRPQGIHGVVHDITDWELQEQRIHHLASHDVLTGLPNRSRFESWVEQALARAPQQQCRVALVFIDLDHFKQLNDAHGYRAGDALLLAVSQRLRDCLRESDWLARWGGDEFVVLLPEVRREDSPREVGERLRQAVRSLVLEQWPQARLTSSIGVTVQTDECVSAGGLFTQAEQALFFAKAQGRDNVQVHGDMHDTGRAFRDFELASRLDRAIRQKLLTVHYQPVVDARSGAVVGVEALSRWCDEKYGQVGPDLFIPLAEQLGLIRELGEVMMEQSLAWFSPRARGGDLRLSINVSNRQQVTADFATSLIERVRRHGLRPEQVKLEITESIAMEGVASASGLLRTLSEEGFLLSIDDFGTGFSSLSQLHVLPVDELKIDRSFVRRLPTREGRAIVKAIVDMAHHLDLVLVAEGVEDAETAEMLRELGVEMLQGFHFSRPLAPDDCARFLEPALRTGHSPGCSDGYPDRAPLAR, encoded by the coding sequence ATGTCGAGGCGACCTGTCCACATCGAGCCCGTGGTGCGCGCGCTCGCCGGGGGACTCATGGTGGCGTCGGGCGTGCCGCTGCTCCTGGAGCCAGGAGCGGGCGGGCCCTGGCGCTGGGTGCCCCTGGTCTGGGGGCTGTTCTGGCTGCTGTCCGCGTTCACGGGGCTGCGTCCCCTGGAGCGGCGCTTGCGGCGCTGGGGCCTGCGCGGCGAGCACGAGTGCCACCGGGAGCATGTCCAGGCGGAGTACCTGTCGACCCTGGGCCTCCTGCGCGAGGTGGTGCTGGAGCTGTCCCTGGAGGGCACGTGGCTGCGGGCCTCGGAGCGCGGCGGCGCGCTGTTCGGTCCGGGCGCCAGGCCGGGCGGGTGCTTCCTCGAGCTGGTCCATCCGGACGACCGGAGGGGCGTGGAGGAGTGCCTGCGGACGCTGGCGGACGGGGAGCTGGAGCTGCTCGACACCCGCTTTCGCGCGCGGCTGCCGGAGGCGCGTCCCCGGTGGTTGGAGGGGCGCTTCGTGCTGCGCCGGGTGGAGGGCCGCCCCCAGGGCATCCACGGGGTGGTGCACGACATCACCGACTGGGAGTTGCAGGAGCAGCGCATCCACCACCTGGCCAGCCATGACGTGCTGACGGGACTGCCCAACCGCTCCCGGTTCGAGTCCTGGGTGGAGCAGGCGCTCGCGCGCGCGCCGCAGCAGCAGTGCCGCGTGGCCCTGGTCTTCATCGACCTGGATCACTTCAAGCAGCTCAACGACGCGCATGGCTACCGGGCGGGGGACGCGCTGCTCCTCGCGGTGAGCCAGCGGCTGCGCGACTGCCTGCGCGAGAGTGACTGGCTGGCGCGCTGGGGCGGGGACGAGTTCGTGGTGCTCCTGCCCGAGGTGCGGCGCGAGGACTCGCCGCGCGAGGTGGGCGAGCGGCTGCGCCAGGCGGTGCGCTCGCTCGTGCTCGAGCAGTGGCCCCAGGCGCGGCTCACGTCGAGCATCGGGGTGACGGTGCAGACGGACGAGTGCGTCTCCGCGGGGGGGCTCTTCACCCAGGCCGAGCAGGCGCTCTTCTTCGCCAAGGCGCAGGGCCGCGACAACGTGCAGGTGCACGGCGACATGCACGACACCGGCCGGGCGTTCCGCGACTTCGAGCTGGCGTCACGCCTGGACCGCGCCATCCGCCAGAAGCTGTTGACGGTGCACTACCAGCCGGTGGTGGACGCGCGCAGCGGCGCCGTGGTGGGCGTGGAGGCGCTGTCGCGCTGGTGCGACGAGAAGTACGGGCAGGTGGGGCCGGACCTCTTCATCCCCCTGGCCGAGCAGCTGGGACTCATCCGCGAGCTGGGCGAGGTGATGATGGAGCAGTCGCTCGCGTGGTTCAGCCCGCGGGCGCGCGGGGGAGACCTGCGGCTGTCCATCAACGTGTCCAACCGCCAGCAGGTGACGGCGGACTTCGCCACCTCCCTCATCGAGCGCGTGCGGCGCCACGGCCTGCGCCCCGAGCAGGTGAAGCTGGAAATCACCGAGAGCATCGCCATGGAGGGCGTGGCCTCGGCGAGCGGGCTGCTGCGCACGCTGTCCGAGGAGGGCTTCCTCCTGTCCATCGACGACTTCGGGACGGGCTTCTCCTCCCTGTCCCAGCTGCACGTGCTGCCCGTGGACGAGTTGAAGATCGACCGGTCCTTCGTGCGGCGGCTGCCCACGCGCGAGGGGCGGGCCATCGTGAAGGCGATCGTGGACATGGCGCACCACCTGGACCTGGTGCTGGTGGCCGAGGGCGTGGAGGACGCGGAGACGGCGGAGATGCTGCGCGAGCTGGGGGTGGAGATGCTCCAGGGCTTCCACTTCAGCCGGCCGCTGGCGCCCGACGACTGCGCGCGCTTCCTGGAGCCCGCGCTTAGAACAGGCCACAGTCCAGGGTGCAGTGATGGATACCCAGACCGAGCCCCGCTCGCTCGGTGA
- a CDS encoding class I lanthipeptide, giving the protein MKNTKKLSLNKQTIRNLSDETLDQVNGGNGDSAGVICIFSVLIICGDSIICSVLAGACNNENGD; this is encoded by the coding sequence ATGAAGAACACGAAGAAGCTGAGCCTCAACAAGCAGACCATTCGCAACCTGTCCGACGAGACCCTGGATCAGGTGAACGGTGGCAACGGCGACTCGGCGGGTGTCATCTGCATCTTCTCGGTGCTCATCATCTGCGGCGACTCCATCATCTGCTCCGTGCTCGCGGGCGCCTGCAACAACGAGAACGGCGACTGA